A region of Mesorhizobium sp. M3A.F.Ca.ET.080.04.2.1 DNA encodes the following proteins:
- a CDS encoding murein L,D-transpeptidase family protein has protein sequence MFAKLARTGVLIAAIGVAGCNDSSMKDFAPEANKPLPDKILADMKAKGMVRTSSVMARIFKEEGKLEIWKAKTNGRYDLVATYDICKWSGKLGPKYTEGDRQAPEGFYTVRPSQMNPRSNYHLSFNIGFPNAYDRANGRTGANLMVHGACSSSGCYSMTDAQIEQIYAFGRDAFQGGQTEFQIQAFPFRMTAANMARYRNDPNYDFWKMLKVGYDNFEITKVPPKVDVCEKRYVFNQVAPEGTTFNPTGPCPATTQPDSLKSAYADYEKRYDAAYSSAVKSSTPAPKPTIAGIKEASLVSDWSKRRARGERVPIEPPSMNADGSVTEVTRMGRIDSPLGRKMAAIDAEKEAKRKAEEQRLAAIEAAKAAKEAARAQALAEKEAAKQAAQQPVETAGVTQPAGPAAETQSASADEGTVSKLKKKLVGLFGG, from the coding sequence ATGTTCGCCAAGCTTGCCCGCACCGGAGTCCTGATCGCCGCTATCGGCGTTGCCGGCTGCAATGATTCGTCGATGAAGGATTTTGCGCCGGAGGCCAACAAGCCGCTGCCGGACAAGATCCTCGCCGACATGAAGGCCAAGGGCATGGTGCGTACCTCCTCCGTGATGGCGCGCATCTTCAAGGAAGAAGGCAAGCTGGAAATCTGGAAGGCCAAGACCAACGGCCGCTACGATCTCGTCGCCACCTACGACATCTGCAAATGGTCGGGCAAGCTCGGCCCCAAATACACCGAGGGCGATCGCCAGGCGCCGGAAGGCTTCTATACCGTCCGGCCCTCGCAGATGAATCCGCGCTCGAACTACCACCTGTCCTTCAACATCGGCTTTCCGAACGCCTATGACCGCGCCAACGGCCGTACCGGCGCCAATCTTATGGTGCACGGCGCCTGCTCGTCGTCCGGCTGTTATTCGATGACCGACGCCCAGATCGAGCAGATCTACGCTTTCGGCCGCGACGCCTTCCAGGGCGGCCAGACCGAGTTCCAGATCCAGGCCTTCCCGTTCCGCATGACCGCCGCCAACATGGCGCGCTACCGCAACGACCCGAACTACGACTTCTGGAAGATGCTGAAGGTCGGCTACGACAATTTCGAGATCACCAAGGTGCCGCCAAAGGTTGACGTCTGCGAGAAGCGCTACGTCTTCAACCAGGTGGCGCCCGAAGGCACGACGTTCAACCCGACCGGCCCCTGCCCGGCAACGACGCAGCCGGATTCACTGAAGTCGGCCTATGCCGATTACGAGAAACGCTACGACGCTGCATACAGCTCCGCGGTCAAGTCGAGCACGCCTGCGCCCAAGCCGACCATTGCTGGCATCAAGGAAGCCAGCCTCGTTTCCGACTGGTCTAAGCGCCGTGCCCGCGGCGAACGCGTGCCGATCGAGCCGCCGTCGATGAACGCCGACGGCTCGGTGACCGAAGTGACGCGTATGGGCCGTATCGATTCCCCGCTCGGTCGCAAGATGGCGGCAATCGACGCGGAGAAGGAGGCCAAGCGCAAGGCCGAGGAGCAGCGCCTGGCGGCCATCGAGGCGGCCAAGGCCGCCAAGGAAGCGGCCCGGGCCCAGGCTTTGGCCGAAAAGGAAGCCGCCAAGCAAGCTGCCCAGCAACCGGTTGAGACTGCTGGCGTCACCCAGCCCGCCGGGCCGGCAGCCGAGACGCAGTCGGCAAGTGCCGACGAGGGCACCGTGTCGAAGCTGAAGAAGAAGCTGGTCGGCCTGTTCGGCGGCTGA
- a CDS encoding acetyl-CoA carboxylase carboxyltransferase subunit alpha → MYNYLDFEKPVQDLELKILELKKLAENGEAVDVADEISRLEKRSRDALRDLYKALTPWQKVQVARHPDRPHCVDYIKGLFSDFTPLAGDRNFGDDQAIVGGFARFRGEPVAVIGQEKGSDTASRIKHNFGSVRPEGYRKAVRLMELADRFNIPLLTLVDTAGAYPGVGAEERGQAEAIARSTSACLALKVPSISVVIGEGGSGGAIAIATANRVYMLEHAIYSVISPEGAASILWRDTTRSRDAATNMKITAQDLLDMKIIDGIVAEPIGGAQRAPETVIAATGDLIAKTMKDFAGANTDFREQRREKYLAMGRSL, encoded by the coding sequence ATGTACAATTACCTCGATTTCGAAAAGCCGGTGCAGGATCTGGAGCTCAAGATCCTCGAGCTCAAGAAGCTCGCGGAGAACGGCGAGGCAGTCGATGTCGCTGACGAGATCAGCAGGCTGGAGAAGCGCTCCCGCGATGCGCTGCGCGACCTCTACAAGGCGCTGACCCCCTGGCAGAAGGTGCAGGTGGCGCGCCATCCGGACCGGCCGCACTGCGTCGACTACATCAAGGGCCTGTTCAGCGATTTCACGCCCTTGGCCGGCGACCGCAATTTCGGCGACGATCAGGCGATCGTCGGCGGTTTCGCCCGTTTCCGCGGCGAACCGGTGGCGGTCATCGGCCAGGAGAAGGGCTCGGACACGGCAAGCCGCATCAAGCATAATTTCGGCTCTGTCCGGCCCGAAGGCTATCGCAAGGCGGTGCGGCTGATGGAGCTTGCCGATCGCTTCAACATTCCGCTGCTGACGCTGGTCGACACCGCAGGCGCCTATCCCGGCGTGGGCGCCGAGGAACGCGGCCAGGCCGAAGCGATTGCGCGCTCGACCTCTGCCTGCCTGGCGCTCAAGGTGCCCTCGATCTCTGTCGTCATCGGCGAAGGCGGCTCCGGCGGCGCCATCGCCATCGCCACCGCCAACCGCGTCTACATGCTTGAACATGCCATTTATTCGGTGATTTCGCCGGAGGGCGCGGCCTCGATCCTTTGGCGCGACACCACCCGCTCCAGGGACGCTGCGACCAACATGAAGATCACCGCCCAGGATCTTCTCGACATGAAGATCATCGACGGCATCGTTGCCGAGCCGATCGGCGGAGCACAGCGTGCCCCTGAGACGGTGATTGCGGCCACCGGCGATCTCATTGCCAAGACGATGAAGGATTTTGCCGGCGCCAACACCGATTTCCGCGAGCAGCGCCGCGAGAAATATCTCGCAATGGGTCGCAGCCTTTAA
- a CDS encoding site-specific tyrosine recombinase XerD, with translation MNSAARIEAFLEMMSAERGAAENTLSSYRRDLEDASEAIGGGLAGAGAADIRAYLDGIAARGFAPTSQARKLSAIRQFFKFLYAEGLRGDDPTGTLDSPRKGRPLPKTMTQAETGRLLDRAAEEARGPAPDGDRLAALRLQALVEVLYATGLRVSELVGLPVTVALRDDRFFMVRGKGDKERMVPLSAKARDAMRAWLAARAEMPAFADSAYLFPAASDSGHLSRQVFARDLKGLAARAGIASAKISPHVLRHAFASHLLQNGADLRAVQQLLGHSDISTTQIYTHVLEERLVRLVNDHHPLAD, from the coding sequence ATGAACAGCGCGGCCCGCATCGAAGCCTTCCTCGAGATGATGAGCGCCGAGCGGGGGGCGGCCGAAAATACGCTTTCCTCCTATCGCCGCGACTTGGAGGATGCCTCCGAAGCGATCGGCGGCGGGCTGGCTGGAGCGGGAGCAGCCGACATCCGCGCCTATCTCGACGGCATTGCAGCGCGCGGCTTCGCGCCGACCTCGCAGGCGCGCAAGCTGTCGGCGATCCGCCAGTTCTTCAAATTCCTTTATGCCGAGGGCCTGCGCGGCGACGATCCGACCGGCACGCTGGACAGCCCGAGAAAGGGCCGGCCGCTGCCGAAGACCATGACCCAGGCCGAAACCGGGCGCCTACTCGACCGCGCGGCTGAGGAGGCGCGCGGCCCCGCCCCGGACGGCGACAGGCTGGCGGCGCTGCGCCTGCAGGCGCTGGTCGAGGTGCTTTATGCAACGGGTCTGCGCGTTTCGGAGCTGGTCGGCCTTCCGGTGACGGTGGCGCTGCGCGACGATCGCTTCTTCATGGTTCGCGGCAAGGGCGACAAGGAGCGCATGGTGCCGCTGTCGGCCAAGGCGCGCGACGCGATGCGTGCGTGGCTTGCCGCCAGGGCAGAGATGCCGGCTTTTGCCGACAGCGCCTATCTGTTTCCGGCCGCCTCCGACAGCGGGCATCTTTCCCGGCAGGTCTTTGCCCGCGACCTCAAGGGGCTGGCTGCCAGAGCCGGCATCGCCTCCGCCAAGATCTCGCCGCATGTGCTGCGACATGCCTTCGCCAGCCATCTGCTGCAGAACGGCGCCGATCTACGGGCCGTGCAGCAGTTGCTCGGCCATTCCGACATCTCGACGACGCAGATCTACACTCATGTGCTGGAGGAGCGGCTGGTGCGGCTGGTCAACGATCATCATCCGCTTGCCGACTAG
- a CDS encoding histidine kinase: MPTLFRFVVTLAVLAGIVYGAMFALAMFVEPKKAEMSVRIPAEKLNPKKN, encoded by the coding sequence ATGCCGACATTGTTTCGCTTCGTCGTGACGCTCGCGGTTCTTGCAGGCATCGTCTACGGCGCGATGTTCGCGCTGGCGATGTTCGTGGAGCCGAAGAAGGCGGAAATGAGCGTGCGCATTCCGGCCGAAAAGCTCAATCCCAAGAAGAACTGA
- a CDS encoding shikimate kinase, whose amino-acid sequence MNAPPANPPDEGQAALLEQLGSRSIVFVGLMGAGKTAIGRKVAAMLSLPFIDSDQEIETVSRMSVPELFERYGEPEFRALEQRVILRLLEHGPQVLSTGGGAFMNAQTREAIAVHGVSVWLKADLDLLMERVSKKQNRPLLKNPDPRGVLERLMGERYPVYATADITVPTRDDRKEVIAGEVVSALCGHLGVAVIATSDGVHS is encoded by the coding sequence ATGAACGCGCCGCCAGCAAATCCGCCGGACGAAGGCCAAGCCGCACTGCTCGAACAACTGGGCAGCCGCTCGATCGTCTTCGTCGGACTGATGGGCGCCGGCAAGACGGCGATCGGCCGCAAGGTGGCGGCTATGCTCAGCCTGCCGTTCATCGACAGCGACCAGGAGATCGAAACCGTTTCGCGCATGAGCGTGCCGGAACTCTTCGAGCGCTATGGCGAGCCGGAGTTCCGCGCGCTGGAGCAGCGGGTTATCCTGCGTCTGCTGGAACACGGGCCGCAGGTGCTGTCGACCGGTGGCGGCGCCTTCATGAACGCGCAGACGCGCGAGGCCATCGCGGTCCATGGTGTGTCGGTGTGGCTGAAGGCCGACCTCGACCTCTTGATGGAGCGGGTCTCGAAGAAGCAGAACCGGCCGTTGCTGAAGAACCCCGATCCGCGCGGCGTGCTTGAGCGGCTTATGGGCGAGCGCTACCCGGTCTATGCGACTGCCGACATCACGGTTCCGACCCGCGACGACCGCAAGGAGGTCATTGCCGGCGAGGTGGTGTCGGCGCTTTGCGGGCATCTCGGCGTTGCTGTGATTGCGACCAGCGATGGGGTGCATTCGTGA
- the aroB gene encoding 3-dehydroquinate synthase has protein sequence MNKTAPVKVEVGLGDRAYDILIGPGLLSDAGTEIARRLPGTRAAIITDENVAAAHLEALKAGLEKGSIQAAVITLPAGEKTKSFAHLEDVVDGVLAAKLERRDVVIALGGGVIGDLAGFAAGIVRRGMNFVQIPTSLLAQVDSSVGGKTGINSARGKNLVGVFNQPKLVLADTGVLDTLPIREFRAGYAELAKYGLIDRPVFFAWLEDNWEKVFAGGPERTEAIAEACRAKADVVARDEFETGDRALLNLGHTFGHALEAATNYDSTRLVHGEGVAIGMALAHRFSARLNLASPDDAARVEAHLRAVGLPWRMADIPGGLPDAETLLGFITQDKKVSRGALTFILTRGVGEAFIARDVPPSEVLSFLKASHPEWLKMSHSR, from the coding sequence GTGAACAAGACCGCACCGGTGAAGGTCGAGGTCGGGCTCGGCGACCGCGCCTATGACATATTGATCGGCCCCGGCCTGCTATCCGATGCCGGAACCGAAATCGCGAGGCGCCTTCCCGGCACCCGCGCGGCCATCATCACCGACGAGAATGTCGCCGCCGCGCATCTGGAAGCGCTCAAGGCCGGCTTGGAAAAGGGCAGCATCCAGGCCGCCGTCATCACGCTGCCAGCCGGCGAGAAAACCAAGAGTTTTGCCCATCTTGAAGACGTGGTCGACGGCGTTCTCGCCGCAAAGCTCGAACGCCGCGACGTGGTCATCGCGCTCGGCGGCGGCGTTATCGGCGATCTTGCCGGCTTCGCCGCCGGGATCGTGCGGCGCGGCATGAATTTCGTGCAGATACCGACTTCGCTTCTGGCACAGGTCGATTCCTCGGTCGGCGGCAAGACGGGCATCAACAGTGCGCGCGGCAAGAACCTGGTCGGCGTCTTCAACCAGCCGAAGCTGGTGCTGGCCGATACCGGCGTGCTCGACACGCTGCCGATCCGCGAATTCCGCGCCGGATATGCCGAGCTTGCCAAATACGGGCTCATCGACCGCCCCGTCTTCTTCGCCTGGCTGGAGGATAACTGGGAAAAAGTGTTCGCCGGCGGCCCGGAGCGGACCGAAGCCATCGCGGAAGCCTGCCGCGCCAAGGCCGATGTCGTTGCCCGCGACGAGTTCGAGACTGGCGACCGCGCACTGCTCAACCTCGGCCACACATTCGGCCATGCGCTCGAAGCTGCAACCAACTATGACAGCACCCGCCTCGTTCATGGCGAGGGCGTCGCGATCGGCATGGCGCTTGCGCATCGTTTTTCGGCGCGCCTCAATCTGGCGAGCCCGGACGACGCGGCCCGCGTCGAGGCGCATCTTCGCGCGGTAGGCCTGCCTTGGCGGATGGCCGACATCCCCGGCGGGTTGCCGGACGCCGAGACGCTGCTCGGTTTCATCACCCAGGACAAGAAGGTGTCGCGCGGGGCGCTCACCTTCATCCTGACGCGCGGTGTCGGCGAGGCCTTCATTGCCAGGGACGTTCCGCCTTCGGAAGTGCTGTCCTTCCTCAAGGCGAGCCATCCCGAGTGGCTCAAGATGAGCCATTCCAGATGA
- a CDS encoding transporter associated domain-containing protein — MIETGWIAAAVLAAVVLLALALRTRLLAAFGYMLKPIEAQRPENDGAKENEEESRRDGQAGHQHRNRLGDLFELEELEVSDVMVHRTNMRSVNADNAPEAVVREILQSPHTRMPLWKGSLDNIVGVLHAKDLLRALNEVGNDFSQIDVMKIASKPWFVPDTTTLQDQLNAFLRRKAHFAVVVDEYGEVEGLVTLEDIIEEIVGEIADEHDVDMQGVKQEADGSVVVDGTVPIRDLNRALDWNLPDEEATTIAGLVIHETQSIPEEKQAFTFHGKRFVVMKRDKNRIARLRIRPAGDA; from the coding sequence ATGATCGAGACCGGCTGGATAGCCGCAGCCGTCCTCGCCGCTGTCGTGCTGCTGGCGCTTGCCTTGCGCACGCGCCTGCTTGCCGCCTTCGGTTACATGCTGAAGCCGATCGAGGCGCAGCGTCCAGAAAACGACGGGGCGAAAGAGAACGAGGAGGAATCCCGTCGCGACGGGCAAGCGGGCCACCAGCACCGCAACCGTTTGGGCGACCTCTTCGAGCTCGAGGAGCTCGAAGTCTCGGACGTCATGGTCCACCGCACCAATATGCGTTCGGTCAATGCCGACAATGCGCCGGAAGCGGTGGTGCGCGAGATCCTGCAGAGCCCGCACACCCGCATGCCGCTGTGGAAGGGCTCGCTCGACAACATCGTGGGCGTGCTGCATGCCAAGGATCTGCTGAGGGCACTCAATGAGGTCGGCAACGACTTCTCCCAAATCGACGTGATGAAGATCGCGTCGAAGCCGTGGTTCGTGCCGGACACCACCACCTTGCAGGACCAGCTCAATGCCTTCCTGCGCCGCAAGGCGCATTTCGCCGTCGTCGTCGACGAATATGGCGAGGTCGAAGGGCTGGTGACGCTGGAAGACATCATCGAGGAGATCGTCGGCGAGATCGCCGACGAGCACGATGTCGACATGCAGGGCGTCAAGCAGGAGGCGGACGGCTCGGTGGTCGTCGACGGCACGGTGCCGATCCGCGACCTCAACCGGGCGCTCGACTGGAACCTGCCGGATGAGGAAGCCACGACCATCGCGGGCCTGGTCATCCACGAGACGCAGTCGATCCCCGAAGAGAAGCAGGCGTTCACCTTTCACGGCAAGCGTTTCGTCGTGATGAAACGCGACAAGAATCGCATCGCCAGGCTGCGGATCCGGCCTGCCGGGGATGCCTAG
- a CDS encoding alpha/beta hydrolase, translating into MIDRRSLVLASLAAMLPAEAFPAWLRQPKTVDYGPAKLDIYAADGARDRPVLLFIHGGAWRIGSRGNVNGKPGFLLANGFLFVSIDYRMLPDADVATQAADVERAYAYVRANIASYGGDPDRIAVMGHSAGCHLAALTGLRGGLPGVAALVLDDTEAYDIEALAKAQGGKLRPVYAQAFSDPSQWRALSPATYVGKGKLPPVFIAYSNAPIRATVARDFAERLRAADTKVTLFDGSAYSHMAINRRFGEDGDALTAAVMAFLKATVA; encoded by the coding sequence ATGATCGATCGGCGAAGTCTTGTGCTTGCGTCCCTTGCGGCGATGCTGCCGGCGGAGGCTTTTCCCGCATGGCTTCGCCAGCCGAAGACCGTCGACTATGGCCCCGCCAAGCTCGACATCTATGCGGCCGACGGCGCCAGGGACAGGCCGGTCCTGCTCTTCATCCATGGCGGCGCCTGGCGGATCGGCAGCCGTGGCAACGTCAACGGCAAGCCGGGCTTTCTGCTTGCCAACGGATTCCTGTTCGTCTCCATCGACTACCGCATGCTGCCTGACGCCGACGTCGCTACCCAGGCAGCCGATGTGGAGAGAGCTTACGCTTATGTTCGCGCCAATATCGCCAGCTATGGCGGCGACCCCGACCGCATCGCGGTCATGGGTCACTCGGCCGGCTGCCATCTGGCGGCGCTGACCGGCTTACGTGGCGGCCTGCCTGGCGTCGCCGCGCTGGTGCTGGACGACACCGAGGCCTACGACATCGAGGCCCTGGCCAAGGCGCAGGGCGGCAAGCTGCGACCGGTCTACGCGCAGGCGTTTTCCGATCCGAGCCAATGGCGGGCGCTCTCGCCCGCGACCTATGTCGGCAAAGGCAAGCTTCCGCCTGTCTTCATCGCCTATTCGAATGCGCCGATCCGCGCGACAGTCGCGCGCGACTTCGCGGAGCGGCTGCGCGCAGCGGATACCAAAGTCACGCTGTTCGACGGCAGCGCCTATTCGCACATGGCCATCAACCGCCGCTTCGGCGAGGACGGTGACGCACTGACGGCCGCGGTGATGGCGTTCCTGAAGGCGACGGTCGCCTGA
- a CDS encoding acetolactate synthase large subunit: protein MNGADVLCDVLLANGVNVCFANPGTSEMHFVAALDRKPEMRCVLGLFEGVVTGAADGYARMTDRPAATLLHTGPGLANGLANIHNARRARVPMINIVGDHASYHLPLDAPLTSDIESLAAPMSNWVRRIAGPADVAPAAQAAFRASLTPPGTATLILPADAAWGEASVVSSAKVELAPPPAVDMNTVRNVAEAIRAAPGRVGMILRGPAARADGLEIAGQIAAAMDVRLFSEVLVARMQRGRGRVAPARIPYPIDAARAFLADIDVLILVGAKEPVAFFAYPGKPGRLVREGCAVMSLAEHGQDLETALALLRDELGIKPSQPVAAATAFPDEPTPRGKLTDDAIALSVARRLPDNAIVCDEAVTSARRYFALSAFAAQHDYMMTTGGSIGEGMPMATGAAIACPGRKVVNLEADGSGMYTVQALWTQAREKLDVVTIVFSNRTYAILHGEMRNVGVNAIGENARRMLDLDQPALDWVSLANGMGVEAARADTCERFDALLDSALSRPGPFLIEAVI, encoded by the coding sequence ATGAACGGAGCCGATGTCCTGTGCGACGTGCTGTTGGCCAACGGCGTGAATGTCTGCTTCGCCAATCCCGGCACTTCGGAGATGCATTTCGTGGCGGCGCTCGACCGCAAGCCCGAGATGCGTTGCGTGCTCGGCCTTTTCGAGGGCGTGGTGACCGGAGCCGCCGACGGCTATGCCAGGATGACGGACCGCCCGGCCGCGACGCTGCTGCATACCGGCCCCGGACTGGCCAATGGCTTGGCCAACATCCACAATGCCAGGCGTGCGCGAGTGCCGATGATCAACATCGTCGGCGACCATGCCTCCTATCACTTGCCGCTCGACGCGCCGCTCACCAGCGACATAGAAAGCCTTGCGGCGCCGATGTCGAACTGGGTCCGCCGCATCGCCGGTCCAGCCGATGTCGCGCCGGCCGCGCAGGCGGCCTTTCGCGCTTCGCTGACGCCTCCCGGCACCGCAACGCTGATCCTGCCGGCGGACGCTGCCTGGGGCGAGGCTAGCGTGGTCTCCTCGGCCAAGGTGGAACTTGCCCCGCCACCAGCGGTCGACATGAACACGGTGCGCAACGTTGCCGAAGCCATTCGCGCCGCGCCCGGTCGCGTCGGCATGATCCTGCGCGGACCAGCGGCGCGCGCCGACGGGCTCGAAATTGCCGGGCAGATCGCCGCGGCCATGGATGTCCGCCTGTTCAGCGAGGTCCTTGTGGCCCGAATGCAGCGCGGCCGCGGACGGGTCGCGCCGGCCCGCATTCCCTACCCGATAGACGCCGCGCGGGCCTTCCTTGCCGACATCGATGTGCTGATCCTCGTCGGCGCCAAGGAGCCGGTGGCCTTTTTTGCCTATCCCGGCAAGCCGGGGCGGCTTGTGCGCGAAGGCTGCGCGGTGATGTCGCTGGCCGAGCACGGCCAAGATCTCGAGACCGCGCTTGCCCTGCTTCGGGACGAACTCGGCATCAAACCGTCGCAGCCTGTAGCTGCCGCCACGGCTTTTCCCGATGAGCCGACGCCGCGCGGCAAGCTGACGGACGATGCGATCGCGCTTTCGGTGGCAAGGAGACTTCCCGACAATGCGATCGTCTGCGACGAGGCGGTCACCTCGGCGCGGCGCTATTTCGCGCTTTCAGCCTTCGCCGCCCAGCACGACTACATGATGACGACCGGCGGCTCGATCGGCGAGGGCATGCCGATGGCGACTGGTGCCGCGATCGCCTGTCCGGGGCGCAAGGTGGTCAACCTCGAGGCCGATGGCAGCGGCATGTATACGGTGCAGGCGCTGTGGACCCAGGCCAGGGAGAAGCTCGACGTGGTCACGATCGTCTTTTCCAACCGGACCTACGCCATATTGCATGGCGAGATGCGCAATGTCGGGGTGAACGCGATTGGCGAGAACGCCAGGCGCATGCTCGACCTCGATCAGCCGGCGCTCGACTGGGTCTCGCTGGCCAACGGCATGGGCGTGGAAGCGGCCCGCGCCGACACATGCGAACGGTTCGATGCGCTGCTCGACAGCGCCCTGTCACGTCCAGGGCCGTTCCTGATCGAAGCGGTGATCTAA
- a CDS encoding BolA family protein encodes MSIQATMESKLKAAFSPERLAVINESHLHAGHHHHGSDHHGAFDGAGETHFRVRIVSPRFAGMSRVERHRAVNDLLADELKAGVHALAIEPAAPGEKTRW; translated from the coding sequence ATGTCCATACAGGCGACGATGGAAAGCAAGCTGAAGGCGGCATTTTCGCCGGAAAGGCTGGCCGTCATCAACGAAAGCCATCTTCACGCCGGCCATCATCACCATGGCTCCGATCACCATGGCGCCTTCGACGGCGCCGGCGAGACGCATTTTCGCGTCCGCATCGTCTCGCCGCGCTTTGCTGGCATGAGCCGCGTCGAGCGCCACCGCGCCGTCAACGACCTGCTGGCCGACGAACTGAAGGCCGGCGTGCACGCGCTGGCGATCGAGCCCGCCGCGCCAGGCGAAAAGACGCGCTGGTAG
- a CDS encoding J domain-containing protein, which produces MGEMKPYPKYFEKIRIRPEKDAELKSRAPICQWDGCKEAGTHRAPVGRLKEGEYFRFCFEHVREYNKSFNYFSGVSDSEIARFQKEALTGHRPTWRMGANGGGMRSAPDFAQQRSGRAGYYNRMRDPFNLFGTGSREPRERKARPLEAKALETLGLDTKATGQDIKARYKELVKRHHPDANGGDRGSEDRFRDVLQAYRVLKQAGLC; this is translated from the coding sequence ATGGGTGAGATGAAACCGTATCCCAAATATTTCGAGAAGATCCGCATACGGCCGGAAAAGGACGCCGAGCTGAAGTCGCGTGCGCCAATCTGCCAGTGGGACGGTTGCAAGGAGGCGGGCACGCACCGGGCGCCGGTCGGGCGGCTGAAGGAGGGGGAATATTTCCGCTTCTGTTTCGAGCACGTGCGTGAATACAACAAGAGTTTCAACTACTTCTCCGGCGTGTCGGACAGCGAGATCGCCCGCTTCCAGAAAGAGGCGCTGACCGGCCATCGGCCGACCTGGCGCATGGGCGCCAATGGCGGCGGGATGCGTTCGGCGCCCGACTTCGCGCAGCAGCGTTCGGGGCGCGCCGGCTATTACAACCGCATGCGCGATCCGTTCAACCTGTTCGGCACCGGGTCGCGCGAGCCGCGCGAGCGCAAGGCCAGGCCGCTTGAGGCCAAGGCGCTGGAAACGCTTGGCCTTGATACAAAGGCGACTGGTCAGGATATCAAGGCGCGCTATAAGGAACTCGTGAAGCGCCACCATCCGGATGCGAATGGCGGCGACAGAGGTTCGGAAGACCGGTTCCGCGACGTGCTGCAGGCCTATCGCGTGCTCAAGCAAGCAGGGTTGTGCTGA
- the cobS gene encoding cobaltochelatase subunit CobS, with the protein MNKVDRDIANLPDTTVPVKEKFGFDSKMVVPAYSVSTEHVPDIDPDYLFDKATTLAILAGFAYNRRVMVSGYHGTGKSTHIEQVAARLNWPCVRVNLDSHVSRIDLVGKDAIVVKEGLQVTEFRDGILPWAYQHNVALCFDEYDAGRPDVMFVIQRVLESSGRLTLLDQSRVIRPHPAFRLFATANTVGLGDTTGLYHGTQQINQAQMDRWSIVTTLNYLPHDNEVNIVLAKAKHYRDSKGKDIVNKMVRVADMTRSAFINGDLSTVMSPRTVITWAENAEIFGDIGMAFRLTFLNKCDELERSVVAEFYQRAFGEDLPESAANVVLG; encoded by the coding sequence ATGAACAAGGTCGATCGCGACATCGCCAACCTGCCCGACACGACGGTGCCGGTGAAGGAGAAATTCGGCTTCGACTCCAAGATGGTGGTTCCCGCCTATTCGGTGTCGACCGAGCACGTGCCCGACATCGACCCGGACTATCTGTTCGACAAGGCGACGACGCTGGCGATCCTTGCCGGCTTCGCCTACAACCGCCGCGTCATGGTGTCCGGCTATCACGGCACCGGCAAGTCGACGCATATCGAGCAGGTCGCGGCCCGCCTCAACTGGCCCTGCGTGCGCGTCAATCTGGACAGCCATGTCAGCCGTATCGATCTCGTCGGCAAGGATGCGATCGTCGTCAAGGAAGGCCTGCAGGTCACCGAATTCCGCGACGGCATCCTGCCCTGGGCCTATCAGCACAATGTGGCGCTCTGCTTCGACGAGTACGATGCCGGCCGGCCGGACGTGATGTTCGTCATCCAGCGCGTCTTGGAATCCTCGGGCCGCCTCACGCTGCTCGACCAGAGCCGGGTCATCCGCCCACATCCGGCGTTCCGGCTGTTTGCCACCGCCAACACGGTCGGTCTTGGCGACACCACCGGCCTCTATCACGGCACGCAGCAGATCAATCAGGCGCAGATGGACCGCTGGTCGATCGTCACCACGCTCAACTACCTGCCGCATGACAACGAGGTGAACATCGTTCTGGCCAAGGCCAAGCATTACCGCGACAGCAAGGGCAAGGATATCGTCAACAAGATGGTGCGCGTCGCCGACATGACGCGCTCGGCCTTCATCAACGGCGATCTCTCGACCGTCATGAGCCCGCGCACCGTCATCACCTGGGCCGAGAACGCCGAGATCTTCGGCGACATCGGCATGGCGTTCCGGCTGACCTTCCTCAACAAATGCGACGAGCTGGAGCGTTCGGTGGTGGCTGAATTCTACCAACGCGCCTTCGGCGAGGACCTGCCGGAGAGCGCCGCCAACGTGGTGCTGGGCTAA